The Citrifermentans bemidjiense Bem genome window below encodes:
- a CDS encoding dihydroorotase: protein MNLLIKGGRVIDPSQGIDANLDVLIADGVVLELGQGLAAPEGTPAIDASGLIVTPGLIDMHVHLRDPGLEYKEDIATGSRSAAAGGFTSVACMPNTSPVIDSKAIASYIINKAKSEALVNVFPIGCITKGGKGESLAEMGELKEAGCVAVSDDGKPVCNSELMRRALEYAKGIGIAVISHSEDLALVGEGVMNEGFVSTELGLKGIPWAAEDIAVAREVYLAEFAGAPVHIAHISTVGSARIIRNAKARGVKVTCETAPHYFTLTDEAVRGYETNAKMNPPLRSAADVEAMKAGLADGTIDAIATDHAPHHPDEKDVEFNVALNGIVGLETSLSLSLKLVEEGRLDLNQLVSLMSCTPAKILGLDRGTLKVGAVGDVTIIDPAKEWQVEAAKLESKSKNSPFLGWKMKGRAVYTVVKGQVVYQA, encoded by the coding sequence ATGAATCTTTTGATAAAAGGCGGGCGTGTGATTGATCCCTCTCAGGGGATAGATGCGAACCTCGATGTCCTGATCGCCGACGGCGTCGTGCTCGAACTGGGGCAGGGGCTTGCCGCGCCGGAGGGAACTCCGGCCATCGACGCCAGCGGGCTGATCGTGACGCCTGGGCTCATCGACATGCACGTGCACCTGCGCGACCCGGGCCTGGAGTACAAGGAAGACATCGCCACCGGTAGCCGCTCCGCTGCGGCGGGGGGCTTCACCTCGGTTGCCTGCATGCCGAACACCTCGCCGGTCATCGACAGCAAGGCCATCGCTTCCTACATCATCAACAAGGCCAAAAGCGAGGCGCTGGTCAACGTCTTCCCGATCGGCTGCATCACCAAGGGGGGCAAGGGTGAGAGCCTCGCCGAAATGGGCGAGCTCAAGGAAGCTGGTTGCGTCGCGGTTTCCGACGACGGCAAGCCGGTCTGCAACTCCGAGCTGATGCGCCGCGCCCTCGAGTACGCCAAAGGGATCGGCATCGCCGTTATCTCGCACTCCGAGGATCTGGCTCTCGTGGGCGAAGGGGTCATGAACGAAGGGTTCGTCTCCACCGAGCTGGGACTGAAGGGAATCCCCTGGGCTGCCGAAGACATCGCAGTGGCCCGCGAGGTGTACCTGGCCGAGTTCGCAGGAGCACCGGTGCACATAGCGCACATCTCCACCGTGGGATCGGCCCGCATCATCCGCAACGCTAAGGCGCGCGGCGTCAAGGTCACCTGCGAGACCGCGCCGCACTACTTCACCCTGACCGACGAGGCGGTGCGCGGCTATGAAACCAACGCCAAGATGAACCCGCCTTTGAGAAGCGCCGCAGACGTCGAGGCCATGAAGGCCGGCCTTGCCGACGGCACCATCGACGCCATCGCCACGGATCATGCGCCGCACCACCCGGACGAGAAGGACGTGGAATTCAACGTCGCCCTGAACGGCATCGTAGGCCTTGAGACCTCGCTTTCCCTCTCGCTCAAGCTCGTCGAAGAGGGGCGCCTGGACCTGAACCAGCTGGTGTCGCTCATGTCCTGCACCCCGGCGAAGATCCTCGGTCTCGACCGCGGCACCTTGAAGGTCGGGGCCGTGGGCGACGTCACCATCATCGACCCGGCCAAGGAGTGGCAGGTAGAGGCGGCGAAGCTGGAGTCGAAGTCCAAGAACTCCCCCTTCCTTGGCTGGAAGATGAAGGGGAGGGCGGTCTACACCGTCGTGAAGGGGCAGGTGGTGTACCAGGCGTAA
- the carA gene encoding glutamine-hydrolyzing carbamoyl-phosphate synthase small subunit has product MKAVLALADGRIFKGKAFGATGETSGEVVFNTAMSGYQEVLTDPSYKGQMVTMTYTQIGNTGINPEDVESGQLYLSGFIVREYLDCYSNYRATMSLDAYLKENGIVGIQGIDTRALTRHLRDKGAQNGIISTIDFDPESLARKARAIPSMSGLDLATGVTCSAPYHWTEGLWDLKSGYPQVDRKDLKYKVVAYDFGIKLNILRCLVSAGCDVTVVPATFPAESALAMNPDGIFLSNGPGDPEPMKEVIENIKKFVGKKPIFGICLGHQLMGLALGGRTIKLKFGNHGSNLPVMDMATRKVEITAQNHGFSVDILSLSNVAGLAHENLNDQTVEGMAHKTLPIFSVQHHPEASPGPHDSHYLFDRFVEMMEKHKA; this is encoded by the coding sequence ATGAAAGCAGTACTTGCTCTGGCGGACGGCCGGATTTTCAAGGGTAAGGCCTTCGGTGCGACGGGCGAAACAAGCGGCGAGGTGGTGTTCAATACCGCCATGTCCGGCTATCAGGAAGTCCTCACCGACCCTTCCTACAAGGGGCAGATGGTCACCATGACCTACACCCAGATCGGCAACACCGGCATCAACCCGGAAGATGTGGAAAGCGGGCAGCTCTACCTGTCCGGCTTCATCGTCAGGGAGTACCTGGACTGCTATTCCAACTACCGCGCCACCATGAGCCTGGACGCTTACCTCAAGGAGAACGGCATCGTCGGCATCCAGGGGATCGACACCCGCGCCCTGACCCGCCACCTGCGCGACAAGGGGGCCCAAAACGGCATCATCTCCACCATCGACTTCGATCCGGAGAGCCTGGCCAGGAAGGCGCGCGCCATCCCCTCCATGAGCGGTCTGGACCTTGCCACCGGCGTCACCTGCAGCGCCCCGTACCACTGGACCGAAGGTCTGTGGGACCTGAAGAGCGGCTACCCGCAGGTCGACCGCAAGGATTTGAAGTACAAGGTCGTGGCCTACGACTTCGGCATCAAGCTGAACATCCTGCGCTGCCTGGTTTCCGCCGGTTGCGACGTCACCGTGGTTCCGGCGACCTTCCCTGCGGAGTCCGCGCTCGCCATGAATCCGGACGGCATCTTCCTTTCCAACGGCCCGGGCGACCCTGAGCCGATGAAGGAAGTCATCGAGAACATCAAGAAATTCGTCGGCAAGAAGCCGATCTTCGGCATCTGCCTTGGACACCAGCTCATGGGCCTTGCCCTGGGCGGCCGCACCATCAAGCTCAAGTTCGGCAACCACGGCTCCAACCTTCCGGTCATGGATATGGCCACGAGAAAGGTCGAGATCACCGCCCAGAACCACGGCTTCTCCGTCGATATCCTGTCGCTTAGCAACGTCGCCGGCTTGGCGCACGAGAACCTGAACGACCAGACCGTCGAAGGTATGGCGCACAAGACCCTCCCCATCTTCTCGGTGCAGCACCACCCCGAGGCGTCCCCCGGGCCGCACGACTCGCACTACCTGTTCGACAGGTTCGTCGAGATGATGGAGAAGCATAAGGCGTAG
- a CDS encoding radical SAM protein has protein sequence MASKTNRRYFELYRSGELARRIKAAYARLVACDICPHACGVNRLAGVSGLCKSAKTVRIASAAVHRGEEPPISGTRGSGTIFLSGCTLNCKFCQNFPISQLRNGKDLTPGELAGKMLGLQQKGAHNINFVTPTHFTPQILAALYLAIRKGFTLPIVWNTSGYESLETLALLDGVVDIYLPDMKYCSDEVAVRLSGAPGYTEANRQALAEMLRQVGQLRCDEDGIGERGLIVRHLVLPQGQAGSAETLEWIAENLGAETHIALMSQFFPAHAAAETPGIERRITAEEYAEAVEALEELDLENGWVQEEPE, from the coding sequence TTGGCTTCAAAGACGAATCGGCGGTATTTCGAGCTTTACCGCAGCGGCGAGCTGGCGCGGCGCATCAAGGCGGCATATGCCCGCCTGGTCGCCTGCGACATCTGCCCGCATGCCTGCGGGGTGAACCGGCTGGCAGGCGTGAGCGGCCTTTGCAAAAGCGCGAAGACGGTGCGCATAGCCTCTGCCGCCGTCCACCGGGGAGAGGAGCCACCCATCTCAGGGACGCGCGGCTCCGGGACCATCTTCCTCTCCGGGTGCACGTTGAACTGCAAGTTCTGCCAGAACTTCCCCATCAGCCAGTTGCGTAACGGCAAGGACCTGACGCCGGGGGAGTTGGCGGGGAAGATGCTCGGGCTGCAGCAAAAGGGTGCCCACAACATAAACTTCGTCACCCCGACGCACTTCACGCCGCAGATCCTGGCCGCCCTCTACCTGGCCATCCGCAAGGGGTTCACGCTTCCCATCGTCTGGAACACGAGCGGGTACGAGAGCCTTGAGACGCTGGCGCTTCTGGACGGGGTGGTTGACATTTACCTCCCGGACATGAAGTACTGCTCCGACGAGGTGGCGGTGAGGCTTTCCGGGGCGCCGGGATACACCGAAGCGAACCGCCAGGCGCTTGCCGAGATGCTGAGGCAGGTGGGGCAGCTTCGCTGCGACGAGGACGGCATCGGTGAGAGGGGACTCATAGTCCGGCACCTGGTGTTGCCGCAGGGGCAGGCGGGGAGCGCGGAGACGCTTGAGTGGATCGCCGAGAACCTCGGCGCCGAAACGCACATAGCGCTTATGAGCCAGTTCTTCCCGGCGCATGCGGCGGCAGAGACGCCCGGCATAGAGCGCAGGATAACCGCAGAGGAGTACGCCGAGGCGGTAGAGGCGCTGGAAGAGCTGGATCTGGAAAATGGCTGGGTCCAGGAAGAACCGGAGTGA